From the Euphorbia lathyris chromosome 6, ddEupLath1.1, whole genome shotgun sequence genome, one window contains:
- the LOC136234229 gene encoding putative F-box protein At1g47790 isoform X1 codes for MPRNLPLKLLLHLQVYSGVPSELNKEYPFNCKWTKKGLHKQEDVVELFPEDIVIEILLKLPVKSLLRFKTVRKSWYSIIDCTKFIKKHLNLAHAARYNQHKNFLGLVVPDKYASYPCVSYKEDSDGIIHVKEFDFPCKLFDDHEKELPVKFCNSCDGLICIAFVEDNRILIWNPFLPTEYKIIQSQRISKFRAVAMGYDPTSDDYKIVEVPGFSDIDEDHFFVEICSLKSSSWRSQKISKRNLIGYCTGRLIYAKNGLHWRCYVEDERLDSIIYFDLAEESLDYVNLPSKSLTRSVLINYKDSIALGGKNSEGQQELWVLKDYSGMKSSWNKIYRVINISPSFCRYFSFRLNGEILVLRMKGALAKYDAKNDSFELVVVKDDNITYNEECSYYFCASPYIESLVSLRRLQ; via the exons ATGCCTAGAAACCTTCCATTAAAGCTGCTTCTCCATCTTCAAG TTTATTCTGGTGTGCCATCAGAACTTAACAAGGAATATCCGTTCAACTGCAAATGGACGAAGAAGGGATTACACAAACAAGAGGATGTGGTGGAATTGTTCCCGGAGGATATTGTCATAGAAATTCTGTTGAAATTGCCGGTGAAATCTCTTTTGAGATTCAAGACAGTCCGCAAGTCTTGGTATTCCATTATAGACTGTACCAAGTTCATAAAGAAACATCTAAATCTTGCTCATGCTGCCCGTTACAATCAGCACAAGAATTTCCTTGGCCTTGTTGTTCCAGATAAGTATGCATCTTATCCCTGTGTTTCATACAAAGAAGATTCCGATGGCATTATACATGTTAAAGAATTTGATTTTCCATGTAAGCTTTTTGATGATCATGAAAAAGAGCTTCCTGTCAAATTTTGTAACTCTTGTGATGGATTAATATGCATCGCTTTTGTTGAAGATAATAGGATACTCATATGGAATCCATTTCTTCCAACAGAGTATAAGATAATACAATCCCAACGGATTTCAAAATTTAGAGCAGTTGCAATGGGTTATGATCCTACCTCTGATGATTACAAGATTGTAGAAGTCCCTGGCTTTTCCGACATTGATGAAGATCACTTTTTTGTTGAAATTTGTTCATTGAAAAGCAGTTCATGGAGAAGCCAGAAAATATCTAAAAGGAATTTGATTGGTTACTGTACTGGAAGGTTGATTTATGCAAAGAACGGTCTTCATTGGAGGTGTTATGTTGAAGACGAACGCCTAGactctataatatattttgatttaGCGGAAGAAAGTTTGGATTATGTGAATTTGCCTTCAAAAAGTTTGACCCGATCAGTCTTGATAAATTACAAGGATTCTATAGCACTTGGAGGGAAAAACTCTGAAGGCCAGCAAGAACTATGGGTTCTCAAAGACTACTCTGGTATGAAAAGCTCATGGAACAAAATTTATCGTGTTATTAATATTTCCCCTTCATTCTGTCGCTACTTTAGCTTTAGGTTGAATGGAGAAATTTTGGTCCTGAGAATGAAAGGTGCACTTGCCAAATATGATGCAAAAAATGATAGCTTCGAGCTTGTTGTTGTTAAGGACGATAATATTACGTATAATGAGGAGTGTTCTTACTACTTTTGTGCGTCTCCGTACATTGAGAGTTTAGTTTCACTGAGACGGTTGCAGTAG
- the LOC136234229 gene encoding putative F-box protein At1g47790 isoform X2 yields the protein MPRNLPLKLLLHLQELNKEYPFNCKWTKKGLHKQEDVVELFPEDIVIEILLKLPVKSLLRFKTVRKSWYSIIDCTKFIKKHLNLAHAARYNQHKNFLGLVVPDKYASYPCVSYKEDSDGIIHVKEFDFPCKLFDDHEKELPVKFCNSCDGLICIAFVEDNRILIWNPFLPTEYKIIQSQRISKFRAVAMGYDPTSDDYKIVEVPGFSDIDEDHFFVEICSLKSSSWRSQKISKRNLIGYCTGRLIYAKNGLHWRCYVEDERLDSIIYFDLAEESLDYVNLPSKSLTRSVLINYKDSIALGGKNSEGQQELWVLKDYSGMKSSWNKIYRVINISPSFCRYFSFRLNGEILVLRMKGALAKYDAKNDSFELVVVKDDNITYNEECSYYFCASPYIESLVSLRRLQ from the exons ATGCCTAGAAACCTTCCATTAAAGCTGCTTCTCCATCTTCAAG AACTTAACAAGGAATATCCGTTCAACTGCAAATGGACGAAGAAGGGATTACACAAACAAGAGGATGTGGTGGAATTGTTCCCGGAGGATATTGTCATAGAAATTCTGTTGAAATTGCCGGTGAAATCTCTTTTGAGATTCAAGACAGTCCGCAAGTCTTGGTATTCCATTATAGACTGTACCAAGTTCATAAAGAAACATCTAAATCTTGCTCATGCTGCCCGTTACAATCAGCACAAGAATTTCCTTGGCCTTGTTGTTCCAGATAAGTATGCATCTTATCCCTGTGTTTCATACAAAGAAGATTCCGATGGCATTATACATGTTAAAGAATTTGATTTTCCATGTAAGCTTTTTGATGATCATGAAAAAGAGCTTCCTGTCAAATTTTGTAACTCTTGTGATGGATTAATATGCATCGCTTTTGTTGAAGATAATAGGATACTCATATGGAATCCATTTCTTCCAACAGAGTATAAGATAATACAATCCCAACGGATTTCAAAATTTAGAGCAGTTGCAATGGGTTATGATCCTACCTCTGATGATTACAAGATTGTAGAAGTCCCTGGCTTTTCCGACATTGATGAAGATCACTTTTTTGTTGAAATTTGTTCATTGAAAAGCAGTTCATGGAGAAGCCAGAAAATATCTAAAAGGAATTTGATTGGTTACTGTACTGGAAGGTTGATTTATGCAAAGAACGGTCTTCATTGGAGGTGTTATGTTGAAGACGAACGCCTAGactctataatatattttgatttaGCGGAAGAAAGTTTGGATTATGTGAATTTGCCTTCAAAAAGTTTGACCCGATCAGTCTTGATAAATTACAAGGATTCTATAGCACTTGGAGGGAAAAACTCTGAAGGCCAGCAAGAACTATGGGTTCTCAAAGACTACTCTGGTATGAAAAGCTCATGGAACAAAATTTATCGTGTTATTAATATTTCCCCTTCATTCTGTCGCTACTTTAGCTTTAGGTTGAATGGAGAAATTTTGGTCCTGAGAATGAAAGGTGCACTTGCCAAATATGATGCAAAAAATGATAGCTTCGAGCTTGTTGTTGTTAAGGACGATAATATTACGTATAATGAGGAGTGTTCTTACTACTTTTGTGCGTCTCCGTACATTGAGAGTTTAGTTTCACTGAGACGGTTGCAGTAG